The Podospora pseudocomata strain CBS 415.72m chromosome 3, whole genome shotgun sequence genome window below encodes:
- the LAT1 gene encoding pyruvate dehydrogenase complex dihydrolipoamide acetyltransferase component (E2) (EggNog:ENOG503NVAH; COG:C): MLVPVLRRQAVQHVRLARIALPSLTRWYASYPPHTVVKMPALSPTMTAGNIGAWNKKPGDSIAPGEVLVEIETDKAQMDFEFQEEGVLAKVLKDTGAKDVAVGNPIAILVDEGTDISAFESFSLEDAGGDASAPAPKKEQKSESESSAPTPAPTPAPEPESTGPSGRLEPALDREPNISAAAKRLAIENGISIKGLKGTGPGGKITEEDVKKAQSSPAAAGAASAASYQDTPISGMRKSIASRLQSSIVDNPHYFVSSSLSVGKLLKLRQALNSSAEGRYKLSVNDFLIKAIAVASKKVPAVNSSWRDGVIRQFNNVDVSVAVATPTGLITPIVTNVESKGLETISASVKELAKKARDNKLKPEEYQGGTITISNMGMNAAVERFTAIINPPQAAILAVGSTQKVAVPVENEDGTTGVEWEERIVVTGSFDHKVVDGAVGAEWMREFKKVIENPLELLL; encoded by the exons ATGCTTGTTCCCGTCCTCAGAAGGCAAGCTGTTCAGCATGTCCGCCTTGCCCGCAtcgccctccccagcctGACAAGATGGTACGCTTCGTACCCCCCGCACACCGTTGTCAAGATGCCCGCCTTATCTCCTACCATGACGGCGGGAAATATCGGCGCCTGGAACAAGAAGCCCGGTGACAGCATCGCCCCCGGCGAGGTCCTCGTCGAGATCGAGACCGACAAGGCCCAGATGGACTTTGAGTTccaggaggagggtgttttgGCCAAGGTCCTCAAGGACACGGGCGCGAAGGATGTCGCTGTTGGCAAT CCAATTGCCATCTTGGTCGACGAGGGAACCGACATCAGTGCCTTTGAGAGCTTCTCGCTCGAGgatgccggtggtgatgcttcGGCCCCGGCTCCcaagaaggagcagaagtccgagtccgagtctTCCGCCCCTACCCCGGCGCCCACTCCGGCCCCCGAGCCCGAATCGACCGGACCCAGCGGCAGGCTCGAGCCTGCCCTCGATCGCGAGCCCAACAtctctgccgccgccaagaGGCTTGCTATTGAGAATGGTATCTCGATCAAGGGCCTCAAGGGTACTGGCCCGGGTGGCAAGatcaccgaggaggatgtcaagaAGGCCCAGTCCTCccctgccgccgccggtgctgCGTCTGCTGCCTCTTACCAGGACACCCCTATCAGCGGCATGCGCAAGTCCATCGCTTCGCGTCTCCAGTCCTCTATTGTTGACAACCCCCACTACTTTGTCTCTTCCAGCCTCTCCGTCGGCAAgctcctcaaactccgcCAGGCTCTCAACAGCTCCGCCGAGGGCCGGTACAAGCTTTCCGTCAATGACTTCTTGATCAAGGCCATTGCCGTTGCCTCCAAGAAGGTCCCCGCCGTCAACAGCTCGTGGCGTGATGGCGTCATTCGCCAGTTCAACAACGTCGACGTTTCCGTCGCCGTCGCCACCCCCACCGGCCTGATCACCCCCATCGTCACCAACGTCGAGTCTAAGGGTCTGGAGACCATCTCGGCTTCCGTCAAGGAGCTTGCCAAGAAGGCTCGTGATAACAAGCTCAAGCCCGAGGAGTACCAGGgcggcaccatcaccatctccaacatggGCATGAACGCCGCTGTCGAACGTTTCACCGctatcatcaacccccctcagGCTGCCATCCTTGCTGTCGGCAGCACCCAGAAAGTTGCCGTCCCAGTCGAGAATGAGGATGGCACCACGGGCGTCGAGTGGGAGGAGCGGATCGTCGTCACTGGCAGCTTCGACCACAAGGTCGTTGACGGTGCCGTCGGTGCCGAGTGGATGCGCGAGTTCAAGAAGGTCATTGAGAACcctcttgagcttcttctttaA
- the SEC7 gene encoding guanine nucleotide exchange protein for ADP-robosylation factor (COG:U; BUSCO:EOG092602UY; EggNog:ENOG503NU1X), with amino-acid sequence MSSFAFVVSALDRIAQHAGRNKQLTDLAEKALAALKENDQDLPDPEVVFAPLQLATKTGTVPLTTTALDCIGKLISYSYFTAPSARAPSQDGSEQAPLIERAIDTICDCFQGEGTPGEIQVQIVKSLLAAVLNDKIIVHGAGLLKAVRQVYNIFLLSRITSNQQIAQGTLTQMVGTVFERVKTRIHMREARAQLGQKPSHSSLTIDRSDDQDTQTEKGDNDEGATPLDEKSEAGAKLTLKDLEHRKSFDDSHMGDGPTMVSQVKPAKKSTRSVSEQSLAEAAHEDTPEALDAEDEAYIRDAYLIFRSFCNLSTKVLTPEQLYDMRGQGMRSKLISLHIVHTLLNNNIGVFTSPFCTITNTKSNEPTSFLQAIKYYLCLSITRNGASSVDRVFDVCCEIFWLMIKYLRAPFKKEIEVFLNEIYLALLARKNAPLSQKLAFVGILRRLCDDPRALVEMYLNYDCDRNVDNILQRIVEDLSKFATATIPITPMQEQQYEDSHAKNGAGEWQLKSVLPPPLTAAMITNPHDTDGDVPKEYAIKRVAIDSLVETLRSLLHWSEPGRPELNGGGGEVERRASSDEIRESIDPSMSENVPRIDTPIPPSTPVIDDDPDQLEKEKARKTALSNAIKIFNYKPKNGIKLLLRDGFIPSDKPEDIAQFLLREDRLDKAQIGEYLGEGDQKNIDIMHAFVDLMDFRKKRFVEALREFLQSFRLPGEAQKIDRFMLKFANRYMTGNPNAFANADTPYVLAYSVIMLNTDLHSSQVVRRMTKADFIKNNRGINDNADLPDEYLLGIYDDIQSNEIVLKSEREAAALAGTLPAQSTGIAAGFGQAFSNVGRDLQREAYVQQSEEIALRSEQLFRDLYRSQRKNASKAGTKFIPATSFKHVGPIFDVTWMSFFSALSGLMQGTHNLTVNKLCLEGMKLATRIACFFDLATPREAFISVLKNIANLNNPQEMQAKNVEALKVILELGQTEGNRLRESWKDVLLCISQLDRLQLISGGVDESAVPDVSKARFVPQPAGRPDTADSRKSTSSSKKNRPRAHTGPQGVSLEIALESRSDEVIKSVDRIFTNSANLSREAIVHFARALTEVSWDEIRVSGSNESPRTYSLQKIVEISSYNMTRVRFEWTHIWDVLGEHFNRVGCHANYTIVVFALDALRQLSMRFMDIEELAGFKFQKDFLKPFEHVMSNSSDNRVKDMILHCLVQMIQARGENIRSGWRTMFGVFTVAARDPSENIVNLAYEHVIQVYKTRFGVIISQGAFTDLIVCLTEFSKNMKFQKKSLQAMETLKSIIPAMLRAPECPLSHRTKKVESDALVMEQQRGTSVEEGFWFPVLFAFHDVLMTGEDLEVRSNALNYFFESLLRYGGDFPSEFWDILWRQQLYPIFMVLRSRPEMTNALNHEELSVWLSTTMIQALRNMITLFTHYFDALEYMLDRFLELLALCICQENDTIARIGSNCLQQLILQNVTKFTPEHWSKIVGAFCELFERTTAYQLFSATTINSTASLSPPPNGLDFGAALSPTSEVHPVDEKSLKINGTESNGHVSDTEVPPIVVESSPETDASPASANPSAMAATPITPQLEEFKPTNTLQQQPVVVTAARRKFFNRIISRCVLQLLMIETVNELFSNDAVYAQIPSAELLRLMALLKKSFLFAKRFNADKELRMRLWREGFMKQPPNLLKQESGSAATYVAILFRMFGDKSPQRQDSKGDVEAALVPLCQDIIRGYITLDEESQHRNIVAWRPVVVDVLEGFAGFPEKSFREHIKNFYPLVVELLGKELGSELRGALLGVLRRVGEVGLGIENMGLCTAGLNGEGGQVGGHHGRSHSVFSVQAGHQGDGGEDPSSRFMGRG; translated from the exons ATGAGCTCTTTCGCATTTGTGGTGTCCGCCTTGGACAGAATCGCCCAACATGCCGGCCGCAACAAGCAACTGACCGATCTTGCCGAAAAGGCACTTGCTGCCCTCAAAGAGAACGACCAGGACCTCCCGGACCCCGAAGTTGTCTTTGCGCCCCTGCAACTGGCCACCAAAACAGGCACCGTCCCTCTCACGACAACCGCGCTCGACTGCATTGGCAAGCTCATCTCGTATTCCTACTTCACAGCGCCCTCCGCCCGCGCCCCATCACAAGATGGCTCCGAACAGGCGCCGCTCATTGAGCGTGCCATTGATACAATCTGCGATTGCTTCCAGGGAGAGGGAACCCCGGGCGAGATCCAGGTGCAGATTGTCAAGTCTCTACTTGCGGCGGTGCTCAATGACAAGATCATTGTGCACGGCGCAGGGCTGTTGAAGGCGGTGCGACAGGTCTACAACATCTTCTTGCTCTCCAGGATTACCTCCAACCAGCAAATTGCCCAGGGGACGCTCACGCAGATGGTTGGCACTGTCTTTGAGAGAGTCAAGACCCGGATACACATGAGAGAGGCACGGGCGCAACTGGGGCAAAAGCCCAGCCACAGCAGCCTGACCATTGATCGATCAGACGACCAGGATACACAGACGGAGAAGGGCGATAACGATGAGGGAGCCACACCGCTGGACGAAAAGAGCGAGGCTGGCGCGAAGCTCACGCTCAAGGATCTTGAACACCGCAAGAGTTTCGACGACTCTCACATGGGCGACGGGCCTACCATGGTGTCCCAGGTCAAGCCGGCAAAGAAATCAACACGATCAGTTTCGGAGCAGAGTTTGGCAGAGGCGGCGCACGAGGACACGCCCGAGGCGCTggatgccgaggacgaggcctACATCAGGGATGCCTACCTCATCTTCCGATCCTTCTGCAACCTGTCCACCAAGGTCCTGACCCCAGAACAGCTCTACGACATGCGCGGCCAAGGAATGCGCTCCAAACTGATCTCTCTCCATATTGTTCACACGTTGCTGAATAACAACATCGGCGTCTTTACCTCTCCGTTctgcaccatcaccaacacaaaGAGCAACGAGCCCACGAGCTTCTTACAGGCCATTAAATACTACCTATGTCTCAGCATCACCCGCAACGGCGCAAGCTCTGTGGATAGGGTGTTTGATGTGTGCTGTGAGATTTTCTGGCTCATGATCAAGTACCTCCGAGCTCCCTTCAAG AAAGAGATTGAGGTATTCCTTAATGAAATTTATCTTGCTCTCCTGGCCCGGAAGAACGCCCCTCTTTCTCAAAAGCTCGCCTTTGTTGGCATCCTGAGGAGGTTGTGTGATGACCCTCGGGCCTTGGTGGAAATGTATCTCAACTATGACTGTGACAGGAATGTGGACAACATTCTCCAAAGGATAGTGGAGGACCTGTCCAAGTTCGCAACAGCCACGATACCGATAACGCCGATGCAAGAACAGCAATATGAGGACAGCCATGCTAAGAACGGGGCTGGCGAGTGGCAGCTCAAGAGTGTcttaccccctccccttacTGCCGCCATGATCACAAACCCACACGATACGGATGGCGATGTTCCCAAGGAATATGCGATCAAGCGAGTGGCCATTGACTCGTTGGTTGAAACGTTGCGGTCACTGCTTCATTGGTCAGAGCCTGGCCGACCTGAGCTcaatggtggcggtggggaggtaGAAAGAAGAGCGTCCAGCGATGAGATCAGGGAATCGATTGATCCTTCCATGAGCGAGAACGTACCCCGCATCGACACACCAATCCCGCCATCGACCCCGGTGATTGACGACGACCCAGaccagctggagaaggaaaaggcaagAAAGACTGCGTTGAGCAACGCCATCAAGATCTTCAATTATAAGCCCAAAAATGGCATCAAGCTTCTGCTCAGGGATGGCTTCATTCCAAGCGACAAGCCTGAAGACATCGCCCAGTTCTTGCTGCGCGAGGATAGGCTGGACAAGGCGCAAATCGGAGAATACCTGGGAGAAGGCGACCAAAAGAACATCGATATCATGCACGCCTTTGTTGACCTGATGGATTTCCGAAAGAAGCGCTTCGTCGAGGCTCTGAGGGAGTTTTTGCAGTCTTTCCGTCTGCCTGGTGAAGCCCAGAAGATTGATCGCTTCATGTTGAAGTTTGCCAACAGATACATGACCGGCAACCCCAATGCTTTTGCCAACGCCGACACTCCTTACGTGCTTGCTTACTCGGTCATCATGCTAAATACCGATTTGCACAGCTCCCAAGTCGTCAGGCGGATGACCAAGGCTGACTTTATCAAAAACAATCGGGGTATCAACGACAATGCTGATTTGCCGGACGAGTATCTCTTGGGCATCTACGACGACATCCAAAGCAACGAGATCGTTTTGAAGAGTGAGCGAGAAGCCGCAGCCCTTGCAGGTACTCTTCCTGCGCAGTCGACCGGTATCGCGGCTGGATTCGGCCAGGCCTTCTCGAATGTTGGGAGAGACCTGCAGCGCGAGGCGTACGTCCAGCAGTCGGAGGAGATTGCGCTGCGCTCAGAACAGCTGTTCAGGGACCTCTACCGCAGCCAGCGGAAGAATGCCTCCAAGGCTGGCACAAAGTTCATCCCAGCAACGTCTTTCAAGCATGTTGGGCCAATCTTTGATGTCACTTGgatgtccttcttctctgctCTTTCCGGCTTGATGCAGGGGACACACAATCTTACTGTCAACAAGCTGTGCTTGGAAGGCATGAAGCTGGCCACCAGGATCGCTTGTTTCTTTGATCTGGCCACTCCCCGGGAGGCCTTCATCTCGGTGCTCAAGAATATCGCCAATCTCAACAATCCACAAGAGATGCAGGCCAAGAACGTTGAGGCTCTCAAGGTCATCTTGGAGCTTGGCCAGACAGAAGGAAACCGGCTCAGGGAGTCCTGGAAGGATGTTCTGCTCTGTATCAGCCAACTTGATCGGCTGCAGCTCATCTCTGGTGGCGTGGACGAAAGTGCTGTTCCAGACGTTTCCAAGGCACGATTTGTCCCACAACCAGCTGGACGACCAGACACGGCCGACTCTCGAAAGTCTACATCCTCTTCCAAGAAGAACAGGCCACGAGCCCACACCGGCCCACAAGGAGTATCGCTCGAGATTGCACTCGAAAGCCGATCTGATGAGGTGATCAAGAGCGTCGACAGGATATTTACAAACAGCGCCAACCTGTCGAGAGAAGCCATCGTTCACTTTGCCCGCGCCTTGACCGAAGTCAGCTGGGATGAGATCAGAGTGTCTGGGTCAAATGAGTCTCCTCGCACTTACAGTCTGCAAAAGATTGTAGAGATTAGTTCTTACAACATGACGCGTGTCAGGTTTGAGTGGACTCACATTTGGGACGTTCTTGGTGAACACTTCAACCGAGTAGGATGCCACGCCAACTACACGATTGTCGTTTTTGCCCTGGATGCTCTCCGTCAGCTTTCGATGCGTTTCATGGATATCGAGGAACTTGCTGGTTTCAAGTTCCAAAAAGACTTCCTCAAGCCCTTTGAGCACGTCATGTCCAACTCAAGCGACAACAGAGTCAAGGACATGATCCTTCACTGCCTGGTTCAAATGATCCAAGCTCGGGGAGAGAACATCCGCTCCGGTTGGAGGACGATGTTTGGGGTCTTTACCGTGGCCGCAAGGGACCCATCAGAGAACATTGTCAACCTCGCCTACGAGCATGTCATTCAGGTCTATAAGACCAGGTTTGGCGTCATCATTTCTCAGGGCGCCTTCACCGATCTTATTGTATGCTTGACGGAATTCTCCAAGAACATGAAGTTCCAGAAGAAGAGTCTCCAGGCTATGGAGACGCTCAAGTCAATCATTCCGGCCATGCTCAGGGCGCCTGAATGCCCGCTCTCTCACAGGACTAAGAAGGTCGAGTCCGATGCTTTGGTCATGGAACAGCAGAGAGGCACCTCGGTCGAGGAAGGGTTCTGGTTCCCGGTCCTGTTTGCTTTCCATGATGTCTTGATGACAGGTGAAGACCTCGAGGTCCGGTCCAATGCATTGAACTACTTTTTTGAATCGCTTCTGCGGTATGGTGGGGACTTCCCCTCGGAGTTTTGGGATATTCTTTGGAGACAGCAGCTTTATCCCATTTTTATGGTTCTCCGCTCGAGGCCAGAGATGACCAATGCGCTCAACCACGAGGAGCTGTCGGTGTGGCTCTCAACAACCATGATCCAAGCCCTTCGCAACATGATCACGCTCTTCACTCACTACTTTGACGCCCTCGAGTACATGTTGGACCGGTTTTTGGAGCTCCTGGCTCTCTGCATTTGCCAGGAGAACGACACCATTGCTCGAATTGGCAGCAACTGTCTGCAGCAGCTCATTCTCCAGAACGTCACCAAGTTCACTCCCGAGCACTGGTCCAAGATCGTCGGTGCCTTTTGCGAGCTGTTTGAGAGGACGACAGCATACCAGCTCTTttccgccaccaccatcaactcaACCGCTTCGTTGTCGCCCCCTCCCAACGGGCTGGACTTTGGTGCTGCCCTGAGCCCAACTTCGGAGGTTCACCCAGTCGACGAGAAGTCTCTCAAGATCAACGGCACAGAGTCCAACGGCCACGTTTCCGACACCGAAGTGCCACCCATCGTGGTGGAAAGCAGCCCAGAAACAGACGCCTCACCCGcctccgccaacccctcggccatggcagccacCCCAATCACCCCCCAACTGGAAGAATTCAAGCCCACCAACAcgctccagcagcagccggtaGTCGTCACAGCCGCCCGGCGCAAGTTTTTTAACCGTATCATCTCCCGCTGcgtcctccagctcctcatgATTGAAACGGTCAACGAGCTCTTCTCCAACGACGCCGTCTACGCGCAGATTCCCTCCGCCGAACTCTTGCGCCTGATGGCCCTCCTCAAGAAATCTTTCCTCTTCGCCAAGCGCTTCAACGCGGATAAGGAGCTGCGGATGAGGCTCTGGAGGGAAGGGTTCATGAAGCAGCCTCCCAACCTGCTCAAGCAAGAATCCGGCAGCGCGGCAACGTACGTCGCGATTTTGTTTAGGATGTTTGGGGACAAGTCGCCTCAGCGACAGGACAGcaagggggatgtggaggcTGCGCTTGTGCCGCTTTGCCAGGATATTATACGGGGGTATATCACGCTGGATGAGGAGTCTCAGCACAGGAACATTGTGGCGTggaggccggtggtggtggatgtgctgGAGGGGTTTGCCGGGTTCCCGGAGAAGAGTTTCAGGGAGCATATCAAGAACTTTTACCCCTTGGTTGTGGAGTTGTTGgggaaggagttggggagtGAACTGAGGGGGGCGTTGCTTGGGGTTTTGAGAcgggtgggggaggttgggttggggattgAGAATATGGGGCTTTGTACTGCTGGGTTgaatggggagggtgggcaAGTGGGGGGACACCATGGGAGGAGTCATAGTGTTTTTAGTGTGCAGGCTGGTCATcagggggatgggggggaggatccGTCTAGTAGGTTTATGGGACGGGGGTGA
- a CDS encoding hypothetical protein (EggNog:ENOG503NYGT), giving the protein MDNVPISGLDELNNHLDDLIQDPNLAIIPKLFDDVELQLTDSNIPPLIPSLLPKLTQILQQYNDDPAVIVSLTIKLLRPISFTQVLQLASEDSLNQALTSPAPAAQLLGLTILHKAAKTPTDAAILSVMPSLVTSLLTAWLSSPKVEVGQKASKVLGDLLDIDCPRPPPPPPPAITTGTTPSHHELVLRRVPGKGELWKLIFHQPSTYNLLLDLISGRHPGTANNTSQLSLAQGRTLRILPRLAALNIDAIASSNILAPTPIHLTNGHLTDDDSDTEMNGATRNENAATNPPQQGEGLLQYAALRMVDKRDALMHLNLVDFFEAFVSLMRITEYSAVKEAIVKGLLRDAVPHDDMLRAALDTLPDRTVAEEADDLRAWLRVVMPPVAEVPLR; this is encoded by the coding sequence ATGGATAACGTCCCCATCTCTGGGCTCGACGAGCTCAACAACCATCTTGACGACCTCATTCAAGATCCAAACCTCgccatcatccccaagcTCTTCGATGATGTTGAGCTTCAGCTCACAGACTCCAACATCCCGCCTCTCATCCCCTCACTCCTCCCCAAGCTCACTCAAATCCTCCAACAATACAACGACGACCCAGCCGTGATCGTCTCCCTGaccatcaagctcctccgccCTATATCCTTCACCCAAGTCCTCCAGCTTGCCTCCGAAGACTCCCTCAACCaagccctcacctcccccgccccagcagcccAACTCCTAGGCCTGACCATCCTCCACAAAGCCGCCAAAACCCCCACCGAtgccgccatcctctccgTCATGCCCTCCCtcgtcacctccctcctcacagcctggctctcctccccaaaagtAGAAGTCGGCCAAAAAGCCTCCAAAGTCCTAGGAGACCTCCTAGACATCGACTGCCCccgtccaccacccccaccacccccagcaaTCACCACCGGAACCACCCCTTCTCATCACGAACTCGTCCTCCGCCGCGTCCCCGGCAAGGGTGAACTCTGGAAACTCATCTTCCACCAACCATCCACctacaacctcctcctcgacctcatcTCAGGCCGCCATCCAGGAACAgcaaacaacacctcccagctctccctcgcccaagGGAGGACCCTCCGTATCCTACCCCGCTTAGCAGCCTTGAACATTGACGCCATCGCTTCATCTAACATCCTGGCCCCAAcacccatccacctcaccaATGGCCATCTAACGGATGATGACTCCGACACGGAAATGAACGGCGCAACAAGAAATGAAAACGCGGCCActaaccctccccaacaaggAGAGGGGTTGCTGCAGTACGCAGCGTTGAGGATGGTTGACAAGAGGGACGCGCTGATGCACCTCAACCTGGTGGACTTTTTCGAGGCGTTTGTCAGTTTGATGCGGATAACCGAGTATTCGGCTGTCAAGGAGGCGATTGTCAAGGGTTTGCTGAGGGATGCGGTGCCGCATGATGATATGCTCAGGGCCGCGCTGGACACGTTGCCGGATCGgacggtggcggaggaggcggatgactTGAGGGcgtggttgagggtggttATGCCTCCGGTTGCGGAGGTGCCGTTGCGTTGA